A genomic stretch from Desulfohalobium retbaense DSM 5692 includes:
- a CDS encoding YcaO-like family protein — MLLKNCFKGSTTDLDKVCSPQETVARVGEVLERYGGVLSENKRIDTGRLGIPVYMSCCGPKALDLLPGRKQMGKGASPEQAQASALMELTERFSFFAFWQDGHSCETCTWTEAKARYGDALIPIEHILDSVGDDLDPDLAENLLDLLAWRFAKVWDLALEREVYAPVDWFRLLNEYNGSCAGNTNEEAILQGLCEVIERHVCARIDDRTPELPTIDPDSCTDPTLRALLDTFEANGIRVWLKDFSYGLPAPTVGALAYDPQTFPESSEIVFTAGTASSPDKAAIRALTEVAQLAGDFQTSSNYEASGLSKYTSLDECAWLTWGRACSLNSLPDITDENIAHEIRTLARSLDRQGLRAYAADMTHPDLTIPAFYTFITGCDFRERTRHPSLGLFVGRRLAEDTPVEEARPGLQILEALQPEAPYVPFFQGLLALREDAPGQAMTCFAATAGLQPGREERALVDFYLGYSASLINDWETTATALDRSLAASRSHAAFNLRGVAAFKQAQYAEARKHFEQALAEDSGSAMDIANVGMCALKLGDRQEAITWLQTALELDPGIEFARETLAGLLNT, encoded by the coding sequence ATGCTGCTTAAGAACTGCTTCAAGGGATCCACCACCGATCTGGACAAGGTCTGCTCGCCGCAGGAAACCGTCGCCCGCGTCGGAGAAGTGCTCGAGCGCTACGGCGGCGTGTTGTCCGAAAATAAACGAATCGACACCGGTCGTCTGGGAATACCGGTCTACATGAGTTGCTGTGGCCCCAAGGCCCTTGATCTGTTGCCGGGGCGCAAGCAAATGGGCAAAGGGGCTTCCCCGGAACAGGCTCAGGCTTCGGCCCTCATGGAACTCACGGAACGCTTCAGTTTTTTCGCTTTCTGGCAAGACGGCCACTCCTGCGAGACATGCACCTGGACCGAGGCCAAGGCCCGCTACGGCGATGCCCTGATCCCAATAGAACACATTCTGGATTCGGTCGGGGACGACCTCGATCCGGATCTGGCTGAAAATCTGCTTGATCTGCTCGCCTGGCGGTTCGCCAAGGTCTGGGACCTGGCCCTGGAACGCGAGGTGTACGCCCCTGTGGATTGGTTCAGGCTGCTTAATGAGTATAATGGGTCCTGCGCGGGCAACACCAATGAAGAAGCCATCCTCCAGGGCTTGTGCGAAGTCATCGAACGGCATGTCTGCGCCCGGATCGATGACCGGACGCCCGAGTTGCCGACGATCGATCCGGACTCGTGTACCGACCCCACCTTGCGGGCCTTGCTTGATACCTTTGAGGCCAACGGCATCCGGGTCTGGCTCAAGGATTTCTCGTATGGCCTGCCCGCCCCGACAGTGGGAGCCCTGGCCTACGACCCCCAGACTTTTCCCGAGTCCAGCGAAATCGTCTTCACCGCTGGGACCGCTTCGAGCCCGGACAAAGCAGCCATCCGGGCCCTGACTGAAGTCGCCCAACTCGCCGGTGACTTCCAGACCAGCAGCAATTACGAGGCCTCCGGGCTCAGCAAATACACCAGCCTGGACGAATGCGCCTGGCTGACCTGGGGCAGAGCCTGTTCCCTGAACTCGCTACCGGACATCACCGACGAAAACATCGCTCATGAAATACGGACCCTGGCCCGCTCTCTGGACCGACAGGGACTGCGCGCCTACGCTGCGGATATGACCCACCCCGACCTTACTATTCCAGCCTTTTACACCTTTATCACCGGCTGCGACTTCCGTGAACGGACCCGGCACCCCAGCCTCGGCCTGTTTGTCGGGCGGCGGCTGGCGGAAGACACCCCGGTGGAAGAGGCCCGGCCCGGTTTGCAGATTCTGGAAGCCCTGCAGCCCGAAGCCCCCTATGTTCCCTTTTTCCAGGGCCTGCTCGCCCTGCGCGAAGACGCCCCCGGACAGGCCATGACCTGCTTCGCCGCTACGGCTGGTCTCCAGCCGGGCCGGGAGGAGCGGGCCCTGGTCGACTTCTATCTTGGCTACAGCGCCTCCCTAATAAACGACTGGGAAACGACCGCCACCGCTCTCGACCGCTCCCTGGCAGCCAGTCGTTCCCATGCCGCCTTCAACCTTCGGGGGGTGGCCGCATTCAAACAAGCGCAATACGCCGAGGCGCGGAAGCATTTTGAACAGGCCCTTGCCGAGGACAGCGGCTCGGCTATGGATATAGCCAATGTGGGGATGTGCGCTTTGAAATTGGGAGACAGGCAAGAGGCCATTACATGGCTTCAAACCGCCCTCGAGCTCGATCCCGGCATCGAATTCGCCCGGGAAACCTTGGCAGGCCTGCTCAATACTTGA
- a CDS encoding TusE/DsrC/DsvC family sulfur relay protein — translation MATVEFQGKTFEVDEDGFLQSFDMWAPEWVDYVKEQEGIKEITEEHQKVIDFLQDYYKKNGIAPMVRILSKVTGFKLKKIYELFPSGPGKGACKMAGLPKPTGCV, via the coding sequence ATGGCTACAGTGGAATTTCAGGGGAAAACATTTGAAGTCGATGAAGACGGTTTCTTGCAAAGTTTCGATATGTGGGCCCCGGAATGGGTTGATTATGTCAAAGAGCAAGAAGGCATCAAAGAGATCACCGAAGAACACCAGAAAGTGATCGATTTTCTGCAAGACTACTACAAGAAAAACGGGATCGCCCCCATGGTGCGCATCCTGTCCAAGGTCACCGGCTTCAAGCTGAAAAAGATCTACGAACTGTTCCCCTCCGGGCCCGGCAAGGGAGCCTGCAAAATGGCTGGCCTGCCCAAGCCCACCGGCTGCGTATAA
- a CDS encoding molybdenum cofactor biosynthesis protein MoaE codes for MDISKTIAEMKQDPGFAQNVGMVLAHNGTAREWSRADRSSVTSLKVQPDQEKIERIRQEILQYPGIFDIRIQANEGTFTPGDDLLFLVVAGDIRENVKKALSDLLDRVKTEAISKEEVPGA; via the coding sequence ATGGATATTTCAAAGACCATCGCTGAAATGAAGCAAGACCCGGGGTTCGCCCAGAACGTGGGCATGGTCCTGGCCCATAACGGAACCGCCCGGGAATGGTCGCGGGCGGACCGCTCTTCAGTGACTTCGCTGAAGGTCCAGCCCGATCAGGAAAAAATTGAACGCATCCGTCAGGAGATTTTGCAATATCCCGGTATCTTCGACATCCGTATCCAGGCCAATGAAGGGACGTTCACCCCGGGCGATGACCTCCTGTTTCTCGTCGTGGCCGGAGATATCAGGGAGAATGTCAAAAAGGCCCTGAGTGATCTGCTTGACCGTGTCAAAACGGAAGCGATCAGCAAGGAAGAAGTGCCCGGCGCATAG
- a CDS encoding glycosyltransferase family 2 protein, translated as MPNKELQVAVIIPTHNRRGTVERAVASVLAQTRPAREVIVVDDGSTDGTAEALEQEFGRRIRVLRQEHRGVSAARNVGIAASSAALIGLLDSDDIWLPAKLARQVAFLSEGNWHICQTEESWIRNGKRVNPGFKHAKPSGWILEPSLTMCLISPSCVLFRRSLWQECGPFDVSLPACEDFDLWLRVAGRYPVGLLPNVLVEKYGGHADQLSRRIIGLDLYRIYALKKTVDEATLAPADHRLARTALHDRVRLYAQGCLKRGKPEEAARVWELLGA; from the coding sequence GTGCCGAATAAAGAACTTCAGGTTGCAGTGATTATCCCTACGCACAATCGCAGGGGGACTGTTGAACGTGCCGTGGCTTCGGTTCTTGCGCAGACCCGTCCCGCTCGGGAGGTCATCGTCGTCGACGACGGGTCCACAGACGGAACGGCCGAAGCACTCGAGCAGGAATTCGGCCGGCGGATCCGTGTCCTGCGCCAGGAACACCGCGGGGTTTCGGCTGCCCGCAATGTTGGCATAGCCGCCAGTTCAGCGGCATTGATCGGACTTTTGGATTCGGACGATATCTGGCTTCCCGCCAAATTGGCCCGGCAAGTGGCCTTCCTGAGTGAGGGGAACTGGCATATCTGCCAGACGGAAGAGAGCTGGATCCGCAACGGCAAGCGGGTCAATCCCGGGTTCAAACACGCCAAACCCTCGGGCTGGATTCTGGAACCCTCGCTGACCATGTGCCTGATCAGCCCCTCGTGCGTGCTTTTCCGGCGCAGCCTGTGGCAGGAGTGCGGCCCTTTTGATGTTTCGCTTCCGGCCTGCGAAGATTTTGACCTCTGGCTCAGGGTGGCCGGGCGCTATCCTGTCGGCCTGTTGCCGAACGTGCTGGTGGAAAAATACGGCGGGCACGCCGACCAATTGTCCCGGCGCATTATCGGACTGGACCTCTACCGTATCTATGCCCTGAAAAAAACAGTGGACGAGGCCACCTTAGCGCCGGCTGATCATAGATTGGCCCGGACGGCCCTCCACGACAGGGTTCGCCTGTATGCCCAAGGTTGCCTCAAGCGGGGAAAACCGGAAGAGGCTGCCCGGGTTTGGGAGTTGCTGGGCGCGTGA
- a CDS encoding glycosyltransferase family 4 protein — protein MRVYEVINVRWFNATAWYAITQARLLTAHGHEVMVVCLPDSPAHLKALEYGLPVATLDLNTTSPLGIVRLYVRMRRLLREFPPEIVNCHRGEAFVLWGLLKLQSRGLFRLVRTRGDQRPPKNNRVNRWLHRSLADAVVCTNSAMARHFRDILGLPASHLWLIFGGVDRDRFKYDPEGRHTVRQRYGFGPQHKVVGLLGRFDRVKGQWELLQAVSRLYHDGMSDLRVLLIGFTTATSQAEVEGWIQDLGLTEVVHITGLTEDVPACLSALDLGIVNSLWSETIARAALETMSCSVPLIGTTVGVLPDLLSQEALVPPGDSGALADRIRDVFSDQSLVQRLHKQQEETIRDLSTDHFVQHTQSLYTRLLSPDR, from the coding sequence ATGCGCGTTTACGAAGTTATCAATGTCCGCTGGTTCAATGCCACCGCCTGGTATGCTATCACCCAAGCCCGGCTGCTTACGGCCCACGGCCATGAGGTCATGGTCGTCTGTCTGCCGGACTCGCCAGCCCATCTGAAGGCCCTGGAATACGGGCTTCCTGTCGCCACCCTGGACCTGAACACCACCTCGCCGCTGGGCATAGTCCGGCTGTACGTCCGCATGCGCAGGCTGCTCCGGGAATTTCCCCCGGAAATAGTCAATTGCCACCGCGGGGAGGCCTTTGTCCTTTGGGGACTCCTGAAATTGCAAAGCAGGGGGCTTTTTCGGCTCGTGCGCACCCGGGGCGACCAGCGTCCCCCCAAAAACAACCGCGTCAACCGCTGGCTGCACCGGAGTCTGGCAGACGCCGTAGTTTGCACCAACTCGGCCATGGCCCGCCATTTCCGGGATATCCTTGGACTGCCTGCCTCCCACCTCTGGCTCATTTTCGGTGGTGTGGACCGGGACCGGTTCAAATACGATCCTGAAGGACGACACACTGTGCGACAACGCTACGGCTTTGGCCCCCAGCACAAGGTGGTTGGTCTCTTGGGACGATTCGACCGCGTCAAGGGACAGTGGGAATTGCTCCAGGCCGTATCCCGTCTCTACCATGACGGGATGAGCGACCTCCGGGTCTTGCTCATCGGTTTTACCACCGCCACTTCCCAGGCGGAAGTGGAAGGATGGATTCAGGACCTGGGGCTGACCGAAGTGGTCCATATCACGGGATTGACTGAAGACGTCCCCGCCTGTCTCTCGGCCCTGGATCTCGGTATTGTCAATTCCTTGTGGTCGGAGACCATTGCCCGCGCCGCCCTGGAGACCATGTCCTGTTCCGTCCCGCTTATTGGAACCACCGTCGGAGTCCTGCCCGACCTGCTCTCCCAGGAAGCCCTGGTTCCGCCAGGCGACAGCGGAGCCCTGGCCGACCGCATCCGGGACGTTTTCAGCGATCAATCCCTTGTGCAGCGGCTGCACAAGCAGCAGGAAGAGACCATCCGCGATCTCTCCACCGACCATTTTGTTCAACACACCCAGAGTCTGTACACCCGGCTCCTGAGTCCCGACCGATGA
- a CDS encoding UPF0280 family protein: MKHHASPQRAYRMDARPRESELAFQVVVEETDLWITAQKDLSPEVHSAVHRLRGMVKNALALYADFGPSLRPVPVPDSAPALIREMAEAALAWNVGPMACVAGAIAQGVADSCQPHSPELLVENGGDLYLHSTRERTIGLLAQPDQGLRLGLRLNATDFPCALCASSGRIGHSLSLGSGDLVVVRARQGAFADAGATALANLLHRRQDVQRVLDQAKEMAAQGLQGVFAQYDDQIGVWGQMELVEVG, encoded by the coding sequence ATGAAACACCACGCTTCACCCCAGCGCGCCTACCGCATGGACGCCCGACCGCGCGAAAGCGAACTGGCATTCCAGGTGGTCGTTGAAGAGACCGACCTGTGGATCACGGCCCAAAAAGATCTGAGCCCCGAGGTCCACTCGGCTGTGCACCGCCTGCGAGGGATGGTCAAAAACGCCCTGGCCCTCTATGCGGATTTCGGCCCAAGCCTGCGGCCGGTCCCGGTTCCTGACAGTGCACCGGCCCTGATCCGCGAGATGGCCGAGGCTGCTCTGGCCTGGAATGTCGGCCCCATGGCCTGTGTCGCCGGCGCCATCGCCCAGGGGGTGGCTGACAGCTGCCAGCCCCACAGTCCGGAGCTGCTGGTCGAAAACGGGGGTGATCTCTATCTCCACTCCACCCGCGAGCGGACCATAGGGTTGCTGGCCCAGCCAGACCAGGGTCTGCGGTTGGGGCTGCGCCTCAACGCCACGGATTTCCCTTGCGCCCTGTGCGCCTCGTCCGGCCGAATCGGCCATTCCCTGAGTCTCGGTTCCGGCGACCTGGTAGTCGTCCGGGCCCGGCAGGGCGCCTTTGCCGACGCCGGCGCCACCGCTCTGGCCAATCTATTGCACAGACGGCAGGACGTTCAGCGTGTACTGGACCAGGCCAAGGAGATGGCGGCGCAGGGACTGCAGGGCGTCTTCGCCCAATACGACGATCAGATCGGAGTCTGGGGACAAATGGAATTGGTCGAGGTGGGGTAA
- the thyX gene encoding FAD-dependent thymidylate synthase encodes MRIIDPSAEILSLQNSDQVLRLIEQAGRTCYKSEHRISQGTAEEFIGRIINMGHESVIEHGSATVRFVIDRGVSHELVRHRLASFSQESTRYANYAKERFGNEITVIRPCFWQEGSEAYRMWETAMRDAERHYLALIEAGAKAQEARSVLPNSLKTEVVMTANLRQWRHVFRLRCDSPAHPQIREVMLPLLHAMHERLPVVFADLAAQFPQMGTSC; translated from the coding sequence ATGCGTATTATCGATCCTTCCGCCGAGATCCTCTCCCTGCAAAATAGTGACCAGGTCCTGCGTCTTATCGAACAGGCGGGGCGGACCTGCTACAAGTCCGAACACCGTATATCCCAGGGAACGGCCGAGGAATTCATCGGTCGAATCATCAATATGGGCCATGAGAGCGTCATCGAACACGGCAGCGCCACTGTGCGTTTTGTGATCGATCGCGGTGTCTCCCATGAACTGGTCCGGCATCGGCTGGCCTCCTTTTCCCAGGAGTCGACCCGCTACGCGAACTACGCCAAAGAGCGTTTCGGCAATGAGATCACGGTTATCCGGCCCTGTTTTTGGCAGGAAGGATCAGAGGCCTACCGCATGTGGGAAACGGCCATGCGCGATGCCGAGCGCCATTATCTGGCCCTGATCGAAGCCGGGGCCAAGGCGCAGGAGGCGCGCTCGGTGCTGCCCAACAGCCTGAAAACCGAAGTGGTTATGACCGCCAATCTCCGGCAGTGGCGGCATGTATTTCGTCTGCGGTGCGATAGTCCGGCGCATCCCCAGATTCGTGAGGTCATGCTGCCCTTGCTGCACGCCATGCATGAACGGTTGCCGGTCGTCTTTGCCGACCTGGCCGCTCAGTTTCCGCAGATGGGAACCTCCTGCTGA
- the ruvB gene encoding Holliday junction branch migration DNA helicase RuvB: MTHPNTSPLDEGVRPSRMDEFIGQDDLRANLQVFLQSARGRGKAMDHTLLFGQPGLGKTTLAQIIATEMGVNLVSTSGPVMERSGDLAAILTNLQRYDVLFVDEIHRMPASVEEVLYPALEDFKLDLVVGQGPGARTVKIDLEPFTLVGATTRMGLLSSPLRDRFGVMCRLEYYTSEDLARIVQRSAQIQAIAISPDGALEIGRRSRGTPRIANRLLRRVRDFAMVQGAEHIGTEEAAAALERLDVDQLGLDMMDRKILQAMVEKFGGGPVGVKTLAVACCEEVRTLEDIYEPYLIQSGFLKRTPRGRVLTAKAYEHLKILL, encoded by the coding sequence ATGACACACCCGAATACTTCCCCTCTTGACGAAGGCGTCCGTCCAAGCCGGATGGACGAATTCATTGGCCAGGACGATCTGCGGGCCAATCTCCAGGTCTTTCTCCAGTCCGCGCGCGGACGGGGCAAGGCTATGGACCATACGTTGCTGTTTGGTCAGCCCGGCTTGGGCAAGACAACACTGGCCCAGATCATTGCCACGGAAATGGGGGTCAATCTGGTCTCGACCTCAGGGCCGGTCATGGAACGAAGTGGTGATCTCGCCGCTATTTTGACCAACCTCCAGCGCTACGACGTCCTTTTTGTCGACGAAATCCATCGTATGCCCGCCAGTGTGGAGGAGGTGCTCTATCCGGCTCTGGAGGATTTCAAGCTCGATCTCGTGGTGGGACAGGGACCGGGAGCGCGGACGGTCAAAATTGATCTCGAGCCGTTTACCCTGGTCGGAGCCACCACGCGTATGGGGTTGCTGAGCTCGCCGCTGCGGGACCGGTTCGGGGTGATGTGCCGGCTGGAATATTATACCTCGGAAGACCTGGCCCGCATCGTTCAGCGTTCGGCCCAGATTCAGGCCATCGCCATATCTCCGGACGGGGCCTTGGAGATCGGCCGCCGTTCACGGGGAACGCCGCGCATCGCCAACAGGCTCCTGCGCCGGGTCCGCGATTTTGCCATGGTTCAGGGTGCTGAGCATATCGGCACAGAGGAGGCCGCGGCTGCCTTGGAGCGCCTCGATGTCGATCAGCTGGGGTTGGACATGATGGACCGCAAGATATTGCAGGCCATGGTTGAGAAGTTCGGAGGCGGGCCGGTGGGCGTCAAGACCCTGGCTGTGGCCTGCTGCGAAGAGGTCCGGACCCTGGAAGATATCTATGAGCCCTATCTTATCCAGAGCGGATTTTTAAAGCGTACCCCCCGAGGGCGGGTGTTGACGGCCAAGGCCTACGAACACTTGAAAATTTTGCTGTAA
- the ruvA gene encoding Holliday junction branch migration protein RuvA codes for MIGYLKGDVLRIRKDHCLLATAGGVGYDVQATAGTLGRLEQGSEAELFVHTVVREDALELYGFASLAERDVFAELLGVSKLGPKTSLAILSTFTPEELARIAQTEDTAALTRVSGIGPKSAKRIMWELKDKLTAWEGEAVPGTPQATPASGGSVFGDALSGLCGLGYSEEEVRPVLSEILEQEPDLDVGEIIRACLKRLARHTQ; via the coding sequence ATGATCGGCTATCTCAAGGGCGACGTGCTTCGGATCAGAAAGGACCACTGCCTGCTGGCCACGGCCGGCGGCGTAGGGTATGATGTCCAGGCCACGGCCGGGACGTTGGGGCGCCTGGAACAGGGCAGTGAAGCGGAGCTTTTTGTGCACACGGTGGTGCGAGAGGACGCCTTGGAGTTGTACGGATTCGCGAGCCTTGCCGAGCGGGATGTCTTTGCTGAATTGCTCGGGGTCTCCAAACTCGGGCCGAAAACCTCGTTGGCCATCCTCTCCACGTTCACGCCGGAAGAACTGGCCCGCATTGCCCAGACAGAGGACACCGCCGCATTGACCCGGGTCAGCGGTATCGGACCTAAGTCGGCCAAGCGGATCATGTGGGAACTCAAGGACAAACTGACCGCCTGGGAAGGGGAAGCCGTGCCGGGAACACCGCAGGCCACACCGGCATCCGGTGGTTCGGTTTTCGGGGATGCCTTGTCGGGCTTGTGCGGACTCGGTTACAGCGAGGAGGAGGTCCGTCCCGTGCTCAGCGAAATCTTGGAACAGGAACCCGACCTGGATGTCGGTGAAATCATTCGGGCCTGTCTGAAGCGGCTGGCCCGCCACACACAATGA
- the ruvC gene encoding crossover junction endodeoxyribonuclease RuvC yields MDTENGLVVLGLDPGSRCTGFGVVRERSGQLTLLETGTIRPKSSEGLSLRLGALLTQIAVVIDRWSPHEAAIEDVFVARNTASALKLGQARGAALAACGSRGLDVSEYAPTVVKKTLVGAGRAEKSQVAFMVGQMLGCKPQWAEDSSDALAVALCHCNQRRLSRLTAAGR; encoded by the coding sequence GTGGACACGGAAAATGGACTGGTGGTGCTCGGCCTGGATCCCGGCTCCCGGTGCACTGGGTTCGGGGTGGTCCGGGAACGTTCAGGGCAGTTGACACTTCTGGAAACTGGCACCATCCGCCCCAAGTCCTCGGAGGGACTCAGTCTCCGTCTGGGCGCGCTTCTCACACAGATTGCGGTGGTCATAGACCGGTGGTCGCCCCACGAAGCGGCAATTGAAGATGTTTTCGTCGCTCGGAATACCGCTTCGGCTCTCAAGCTCGGCCAAGCCCGGGGCGCGGCGCTGGCCGCCTGCGGCAGTCGCGGACTTGATGTCTCCGAATACGCGCCGACCGTGGTCAAAAAAACACTGGTTGGGGCCGGCCGGGCGGAAAAATCCCAGGTGGCCTTCATGGTCGGGCAGATGCTCGGCTGCAAACCGCAGTGGGCTGAAGACAGCAGTGATGCCCTGGCTGTGGCGCTGTGCCATTGCAATCAGCGGCGACTTTCTCGCTTGACGGCCGCCGGGAGGTAG
- a CDS encoding YebC/PmpR family DNA-binding transcriptional regulator, whose amino-acid sequence MAGHSKWANIKRRKGAQDAKRGKIFTRVTKEIMLAAKLGGGDLDGNSRLRAAVESAKSVNLPKDKIETAIKKGTGEIGAESIEEIMYEGYAPGGVAMLIEAATDNKNRTVAEIRHILSKGGGSLGESGCVAWMFDRRGILRFPKESYDEEQLLEVGLEAGADDVKDDGDTWEVRTEPEALSEVQEAYTSAGLEYTEADVTMVPQNTVPVDKETGAKVLKVYEALDDHDDVQRVYANFDLPDDLLEELAN is encoded by the coding sequence ATGGCCGGACACAGTAAATGGGCAAATATCAAACGCCGGAAAGGCGCTCAGGACGCCAAACGGGGCAAGATCTTCACCCGGGTGACCAAAGAAATCATGCTTGCCGCGAAGTTGGGTGGCGGGGATCTGGACGGCAACTCCCGTCTGCGCGCTGCCGTTGAGTCGGCGAAATCGGTCAACCTGCCCAAGGACAAGATCGAAACAGCGATCAAAAAGGGAACCGGGGAAATCGGTGCTGAGAGCATCGAGGAAATCATGTACGAGGGGTACGCGCCCGGCGGCGTAGCCATGCTCATTGAGGCGGCCACGGACAATAAGAACCGTACCGTTGCTGAGATCCGTCATATTTTGAGCAAAGGCGGTGGCAGTCTGGGGGAATCTGGTTGTGTGGCCTGGATGTTCGATCGCCGCGGCATTTTGCGGTTCCCGAAGGAAAGCTACGACGAGGAGCAATTGCTTGAAGTCGGTCTGGAGGCCGGAGCTGACGACGTCAAGGACGACGGTGACACCTGGGAAGTGCGCACTGAGCCCGAGGCCCTGAGCGAGGTCCAGGAAGCCTATACCTCCGCGGGCCTGGAATATACCGAAGCCGACGTGACAATGGTCCCCCAGAATACGGTGCCTGTGGACAAGGAGACCGGGGCGAAGGTCCTCAAGGTCTATGAGGCCCTGGACGACCACGATGATGTCCAGCGGGTCTACGCCAATTTCGATCTGCCCGACGACCTGCTCGAAGAACTCGCGAACTAG
- a CDS encoding RlmE family RNA methyltransferase has product MKKYRDHYFKRAKQDNYPARSVYKLQELDKRFQFLAKGQRILDLGAAPGSWTLFAAKKTGAAGRVVAVDLQAIDIELPDHVTALQDDLLHPSPRFAEVMGSQAPFDVVLSDMAPKTTGVKITDQARSLELAEMARDVALDTLKTPGGTFVVKIFEGPDVPQYVSDLRQYFKKVKTAKPKSSRAESKEIFVMGFGFKGQE; this is encoded by the coding sequence ATGAAGAAATACCGCGACCACTATTTCAAACGCGCGAAGCAGGACAATTATCCGGCACGCTCCGTGTATAAGCTCCAGGAATTGGACAAACGTTTTCAATTCCTGGCCAAAGGGCAACGGATTCTGGATCTCGGCGCCGCTCCGGGGTCGTGGACCCTTTTTGCCGCGAAAAAAACGGGCGCAGCCGGACGGGTCGTTGCCGTGGATCTTCAAGCTATCGACATCGAACTGCCGGACCATGTCACGGCCTTGCAGGATGATCTGCTCCACCCCTCGCCCCGGTTTGCCGAAGTCATGGGCAGCCAGGCGCCATTTGATGTTGTACTCAGTGATATGGCGCCCAAAACCACCGGGGTCAAAATCACCGATCAGGCCCGTTCTCTGGAACTGGCCGAGATGGCTCGGGATGTGGCACTGGATACATTGAAGACCCCCGGGGGCACGTTTGTGGTCAAGATTTTTGAAGGTCCGGATGTGCCACAATACGTGAGCGATCTCCGGCAGTATTTCAAAAAGGTCAAGACCGCCAAACCGAAAAGCTCCCGGGCGGAGAGCAAGGAAATTTTCGTCATGGGGTTCGGGTTCAAGGGGCAGGAGTGA